A window of the Gossypium arboreum isolate Shixiya-1 chromosome 2, ASM2569848v2, whole genome shotgun sequence genome harbors these coding sequences:
- the LOC108477414 gene encoding uncharacterized protein LOC108477414, with product MACMTVLRSVPVTEPWRPLQRNGNSHSVKTLMSFGISTAKRGCRGAVVRVRNLHFWKRTKKLNCSDNETSPSSTFEEDDLEQGPPQEAVLKAISEVSKTEGRVGQTTNVVIGGTVADDSTNEWLALDQKVNSYPTVRGFTAIGTGGDDFVQAMVVAVESVIQQPIPEGRVRQKLSSRGKYVSVNIGPVQVVSSEQVQAVYNAMKRDDRMKYFL from the exons ATGGCGTGCATGACGGTATTACGTTCCGTTCCTGTAACGGAGCCGTGGAGGCCACTTCAAAGAAACGGGAATTCCCATTCTGTCAAAACATTGATGAGCTTTGGAATATCTACGGCGAAGAGAGGATGCCGGGGGGCGGTGGTTAGGGTTCGAAACCTTCACTTCTGGAAACGGACTAAAAAACTGAATTGCTCTGATAATGAAACGTCGCCGTCGTCGACATTCGAGGAGGATGACCTCGAGCAAGGCCCTCCTCAGGAAGCCGTTCTCAAAGCAATTTCAG AGGTATCAAAGACAGAAGGGAGAGTTGGGCAAACTACAAATGTGGTTATTGGTGGTACAGTAGCCGATGATTCAACTAACGAATGGCTTGCTTTGGATCAGAAG GTCAACTCATACCCTACTGTTAGAGGATTTACAGCAATTGGAACAGGTGGCGATGATTTTGTGCAAGCTATGGTTGTTGCTGTGGAATCTGTAATACAACAGCCGATTCCTGAG GGTCGGGTGAGGCAGAAGTTATCATCTAGGGGGAAATATGTATCTGTCAACATTGGTCCTGTTCAAGTTGTATCTAGTGAACag GTTCAAGCCGTATACAATGCCATGAAGAGAGATGATCGGATGAAATACTTTTTATAA